The Hydrogenothermus marinus DNA segment TTAGGAGCTGATACTATTAATATTTCTTCCTCATCTTCTTCTGTAAAAAAAGGGGAAACTTTATACGATACTATAAAAACCCTTGAAGCTATGCAGTCTGATTTTATTGTAATAAGACATTATATGTCAGGTGCTGCTGCCTTAATTGCTAAACAAGTTAAATCACATGTAATAAATGCTGGTGATGGTGCAAATGAGCATCCATCTCAAGCTTTACTTGACGCTTTTACTATTTTAGAAGAAAAAGGGAAAATAGAAGGATTAAATATATTATTAGTTGGGGATATTCTTCATAGTAGAGTTGCTAGGTCTGATATTAAATTATTTAAAAAACTTGGTGCGAAGATTTCAATCTGTGGACCTCAAACAATGTTGCCAAGGCATATAGATGTTTTTGAACTGGAAGATATATATACCGATTTAGATTCTGCTATTAAAGATAAAGATGTTGTAATCTTCTTAAGAATTCAACTTGAAAGACAATCAAAACCATTTTTTTCTACATTAAATGAGTATTCTATAAAGTATGGATTAAATCAAAATAGAATAAATATGCTGAAAGAAGATGCAGTAATTATGCATCCGGGACCTGTAAATAGAGGTGTTGAAATAGAAAGTGAACTTGTTTATGGAAATAGAAGTTTAATTCTTGAACAGGTTGAAAATGGATTATTTACAAGAATGGCAATTTATAAATTTTTACTCAGTAATTAAATCAATAACTTCTTCCATTTTTGTGCTTCTTGAACCTTTTATCCATACAAAAGCTGGTTGTTTTTCTTCCTTTATTTTTTCTGCTATTTTTTCTTTTGGTAAGATAAAAACATCTTTTTTTTCTTTTAAAATATCATAAATATATTTAACTTCTTCTCCAAAAAGGAATATTTTATCTATATCTGAGTTTAAAATATATCTTCCAATTTCTTCATGCTTTTCTTTTGAAAACTTTCCAAGTTCTTTCATATCTGCTAAAACAAGAATTTTTCTTCCTTTTAAATTAGATAAAGTTTCAATAGCATTTTTTGTAGAAATAGGATTTGCATTGTATGTATCATCAATTATTGTAAGATTTTTATGTTTTATAATATTTCCTCTTCCTTTTAAGACTGTAAACTCATTTAATCTTTTTAAAGCATTTTTATAATCAAATCCTAAATAATCAAGTATAAGCACTGAAATAGCTACATTTTCTAAAATCTTTTTATTAAATACAGGAACAAATACTTTAATATTTTCTCCTTTATAACTTAAGATACCTTCAGTACCTTCCATAGTTAGATTGATGTCTTTTATTAAAATATCTGCATTTTTATAGCCAAAACTTTTAGTATTTTTATCATTTATATTTATATACTCTGGAATAATCTTAAACTTTGCATTATTTAATATTTTTGTTTTTTCTTCTAAAACTCCTTCATATCCTCCAAATCCTTCTGTATGACCATATCCAACATTTGTAATAACTGCAATATCTTGATTTAGAATATCAGAAAGATATTCAATATCTCCTTTTTGGCTTGCTCCAAGTTCAAAAATACCATAATTATAATTTTTATCTATGTTTGCTAAGGTTAAAGGAAGACCTATATGATTATTATAATTTCCTTTAGTGTAATAAATATCTTCAAATTGGGAAAGTAAGAAAGATAAAATCTCTTTTGTTGTTGTTTTTCCTGCCGTTCCTGTAATTGCTATTTTAGTTTTTATTTTTTGTTTATTATATTTTGCTATTTTTGTAAGTGCTTTTAATGGATTATCCACAAGTAGGATATTATCAAGATTTAAATCTTTTATTGAAAAACTACCATAAGCTCCTTTTTTTAATGCATCTTCTATAAAGTTATGTCCATCAGTTTTTGTTCCTTTTAGTGGTACAAAAAAATCTCCTTCTTGAGTTTCTTTTGAATTAATAATAAAACGATTTATATCTTTATCTTTTAAATTTATTACTTTTGCTTCTGTTATTTCTGCAATTTGGGAAATTTTCATTTTCTTGCTATTGCTAAAAATACTGGATAATCTTTTCCATTTTTATTTATAAAATTTACAGTTAATATATTTATATCTTTAAAGCCTACTTTTTCTAAAATCTTTTTAAGATTTTCTTTATTAAATCCAAAATGATGAACTCCTTCATTATCAGAATGGAAAGTTCCATCTTCTTCTTCAAGGTCTGCTATTGCAATATATCCATCTTTTTTTAATGCTTTATAAAGTTTTTTTAAAAAACTTTCTATATCTTTTATATGATGAAGTGTCATACTGCTTATTATAAGTTCATATTTATTTTCTCCTAAATCATCTTTTTCCAAATCTTTTAAAACTGGATTTATATTTTTTACATTAGCTTTTTCTGCTTTTTCTTTTAATACTTCAAGCATTCCTGTAGAGTTATCTATGGCATCTATATTTTTTACAAATGGTTGAATGTAAAATGTTAAAAGACCAGTTCCTGCTCCAAAATCCATAACATTCCAATCTGTAGAAACAGGTATATTATCAAGTATAGCTTGTCCTATTTTTTTAGCATTTTCTACTCTTAAAGGTTTTTCATCCCATTGTTTTGCAAGTTCATCAAATCGGCTCATTTTTCTACCTCTATCCAGTTTTGTTTTGCTATTTCCCAAATTCCTATAGCTCCTGCTGAAGCTACATTTAAAGATGTTATTTTACCTTTCATTGGTATTGTTGCTATGATATCGGCCATCTTTATTATTGATTTTGATGTCCCTTTTCCTTCTGAACCAAGAACAATAGCAACTGGAAAAGGAAATTTTAATTTATGTATAGGTTTTCCACCTTTTTCTATTGCTACAACCCATCCGCCAAGTTTCTGAAATTTTTCTAATGTATCTCTTAAACTTCCAACTTTAGAAATAGGTATATGGAAAACTGCTCCTGCAGAACCTTTTACAACTACTTCATTTATAGGTGCTGATCTTTCTTTTGGAATGACTACTCCTGATGCTCCTAAAACTTCTGATGTTCTTATTATATTTCCTACATTTTGAGGATCTGTGATATGATCCAAAAACACTAAAAATCCTTTTTCATCAATTGTTTTTTGTAAAAGTTTATTAATTTCCCAGTATGTAATAGGTGAAACTAATGCTACTATTCCTTGTGTTTTTTTTGTACCTGCAAGCTCTTCTACTTTTTTTCTTGGTACTTTTTGTATTTTTATATTATTTTCTTCTGCAAGTTTAAATAAAGATTTTGGGAATTTACTATCATGGGCTATAAGTATCTTTTCTAAATTTCTCCCTGATTTTATTGCTTCAATTACCGGGTTTCTACCCCATATTACAAATTTTTCATTATCCATTATCTTCTGTTTGACCTTCTTTAGTTATATTTATTTTTGGCTTTACAATTCCTATTACTTTTTCATTTATAAGTTTTTCTCCCATAGCAGTTCTTTTTGATATAGGAATTCTTTTATCATCTATTTCAAGCTTCATAATTTTTCCAGTATCAGTTGTTAAAATTACATTGTCTCCAATATTTACAGATGTAGCTACTGATAATTTATCACCTTTTTGAAGTTTTACTGCCATTAATCCTTTTTGGGCTCTTTTCTTAATTGGAAACTCTTTTTTTGAAGTTAGCTTAATATACCCATTTTCTGTAATTGTAAGGATATAATCTTCACTATTTAATAAAAATCCACCTTTTACTTTATCGCCTTCATCTAAATCTATAGCTTCTACTCCTTTTGCTTTAGGCCCTGTAATTCTTACTTGATTTCTTTCAAAAATTAATAAGTCTGCTTTTTCTGTATATATAGCTATATGTGAAGGATGATCGTCTGCAAAAGCTATTACAACTTCATCATCCTCTTGTAAAGGAATTATCTCTTGATTTACAGATTTATAAAATATATCTTCAAAAGTCATTCTTTTAATTATTCCATTTTTTGTAAGAATAAATAATCTATCTTCATCACCTTCACCTTTAAAAGCAGTTCCTACAATATAATTTTCATCTATATATTTTATTTTTCCTTCACCTTTTGGAAGATCTGATACTAAAGACCATATACTTCTACCATCATTTGTAATAAATGCTATTGGTGTTGAACTTGTTAATTCTTGGATAGATATTAATTTTTCTCCATAATTTAAAGAAGATGAAATCTGATTTATTATTTTATTGTAAATTTTATCGACTTCTTCTTTATCTTCTATATTATCAACTCTATAATTAAAGATTTTTCCACTACTTAATACTGCTAATATATGATTTTCTTCAAAAGTTAATCCTGTATATGTAGCTACTACTGTTTTTCTTTCATCTCCATATTTTTCTAAAAGTTCATCTATTTCTTCAATGAAAACATTTATTTTTTCTTCTTCTGAAGATAATATTTGATTATATCTTTCTATTTGAACTTTTAACTCATTTGCCTCTTCATAAAGTTTTTCACTTTCTAAAGATGTAAATCTTGCAAGTCTCATATCTAAAATAGCTTGTGCCTGCTCCTCTGAAAGCTCAAATTCTGCAGTTAATTTTTCTTTTGCTTCTTTTGTATCTTTAGAACCTCTAACTATCTCTATTACTCTATCTGCATTTTCTAATGCTTTTAAAAGACCTTCTATTATATGAAGTCTTTTTTCTGCTTTTTCAAGTTCAAATAATGTTCTTCTTGTAATTACTTCAATTCTATGTTTTATAAATTCCCATAAAACACCTTTTAAGTCTAATGTTTTAGGCTGTTTACCTACTAAAACAGTTAAGTTTATAGGAATTGATTTTTCTAATGGTGTTCTTTTATAAAGTTTCTTTAATACTTTTTCTGGATTTGCTTCTCTTTTTAACTCTACTATAATTCTTATTCCATCTCTATCAGATTCATCTCTAAGATCAGAGATTCCTTTTTCTTTTCCTGTCCTTACAAGTTCTGCAATTCTTTTAATAAGTTCTACTTTGTTTACTTGATATGGTATTTCATAAATAACAATTCTATGTCTATTTCCTGCAAGTCTTTCTATTCTTGCTTTTCCTTTAAGTTTTACAGAGCCTCTACCATCTTCATAAATTTTTATAATATCTTTATGAGAAGTTGTTAAAATTC contains these protein-coding regions:
- a CDS encoding class I SAM-dependent DNA methyltransferase; this translates as MSRFDELAKQWDEKPLRVENAKKIGQAILDNIPVSTDWNVMDFGAGTGLLTFYIQPFVKNIDAIDNSTGMLEVLKEKAEKANVKNINPVLKDLEKDDLGENKYELIISSMTLHHIKDIESFLKKLYKALKKDGYIAIADLEEEDGTFHSDNEGVHHFGFNKENLKKILEKVGFKDINILTVNFINKNGKDYPVFLAIARK
- a CDS encoding aspartate carbamoyltransferase catalytic subunit; translation: MKDLISVNQINEKSFYEIYEIFKDYKNKYKNGETKFSDLRGYSVLLPFFENSTRTRTSFELAGKILGADTINISSSSSSVKKGETLYDTIKTLEAMQSDFIVIRHYMSGAAALIAKQVKSHVINAGDGANEHPSQALLDAFTILEEKGKIEGLNILLVGDILHSRVARSDIKLFKKLGAKISICGPQTMLPRHIDVFELEDIYTDLDSAIKDKDVVIFLRIQLERQSKPFFSTLNEYSIKYGLNQNRINMLKEDAVIMHPGPVNRGVEIESELVYGNRSLILEQVENGLFTRMAIYKFLLSN
- a CDS encoding UDP-N-acetylmuramoyl-tripeptide--D-alanyl-D-alanine ligase, which gives rise to MKISQIAEITEAKVINLKDKDINRFIINSKETQEGDFFVPLKGTKTDGHNFIEDALKKGAYGSFSIKDLNLDNILLVDNPLKALTKIAKYNKQKIKTKIAITGTAGKTTTKEILSFLLSQFEDIYYTKGNYNNHIGLPLTLANIDKNYNYGIFELGASQKGDIEYLSDILNQDIAVITNVGYGHTEGFGGYEGVLEEKTKILNNAKFKIIPEYININDKNTKSFGYKNADILIKDINLTMEGTEGILSYKGENIKVFVPVFNKKILENVAISVLILDYLGFDYKNALKRLNEFTVLKGRGNIIKHKNLTIIDDTYNANPISTKNAIETLSNLKGRKILVLADMKELGKFSKEKHEEIGRYILNSDIDKIFLFGEEVKYIYDILKEKKDVFILPKEKIAEKIKEEKQPAFVWIKGSRSTKMEEVIDLITE
- the rlmB gene encoding 23S rRNA (guanosine(2251)-2'-O)-methyltransferase RlmB, whose product is MDNEKFVIWGRNPVIEAIKSGRNLEKILIAHDSKFPKSLFKLAEENNIKIQKVPRKKVEELAGTKKTQGIVALVSPITYWEINKLLQKTIDEKGFLVFLDHITDPQNVGNIIRTSEVLGASGVVIPKERSAPINEVVVKGSAGAVFHIPISKVGSLRDTLEKFQKLGGWVVAIEKGGKPIHKLKFPFPVAIVLGSEGKGTSKSIIKMADIIATIPMKGKITSLNVASAGAIGIWEIAKQNWIEVEK
- a CDS encoding DNA gyrase/topoisomerase IV subunit A — translated: MSEIFQKPIEEEAKSAYLDYAMSVIVGRAIPDVRDGLKPVQRRILHSMNELGLYPNKPYKKSARIVGECLGKYHPHGDTSVYDALVRMAQDFTLRYPLIQGQGNFGSIDGDPPAAMRYTEARLTKLAMEMLADIDKNTVDMKENFDASLLEPEVLPAKFPNLICNGASGIAVGLSTNIPPHNFTEVAEALKYLAQFPNATVEELCQFIKGPDFPTGGILTTSHKDIIKIYEDGRGSVKLKGKARIERLAGNRHRIVIYEIPYQVNKVELIKRIAELVRTGKEKGISDLRDESDRDGIRIIVELKREANPEKVLKKLYKRTPLEKSIPINLTVLVGKQPKTLDLKGVLWEFIKHRIEVITRRTLFELEKAEKRLHIIEGLLKALENADRVIEIVRGSKDTKEAKEKLTAEFELSEEQAQAILDMRLARFTSLESEKLYEEANELKVQIERYNQILSSEEEKINVFIEEIDELLEKYGDERKTVVATYTGLTFEENHILAVLSSGKIFNYRVDNIEDKEEVDKIYNKIINQISSSLNYGEKLISIQELTSSTPIAFITNDGRSIWSLVSDLPKGEGKIKYIDENYIVGTAFKGEGDEDRLFILTKNGIIKRMTFEDIFYKSVNQEIIPLQEDDEVVIAFADDHPSHIAIYTEKADLLIFERNQVRITGPKAKGVEAIDLDEGDKVKGGFLLNSEDYILTITENGYIKLTSKKEFPIKKRAQKGLMAVKLQKGDKLSVATSVNIGDNVILTTDTGKIMKLEIDDKRIPISKRTAMGEKLINEKVIGIVKPKINITKEGQTEDNG